Proteins co-encoded in one Meiothermus sp. genomic window:
- a CDS encoding DUF4258 domain-containing protein, with protein sequence MIRRPRIRRLEELLPYIREGRYRIGPHVAKHMLQEGFIEHDVLQAVEWGREMAVYPEDQRMLVLGYMVFPPQLRLPLHVVLEYREPRWVDIVTAFIPKKPHQVYSRARMAAILRFDGTFEEVRWVRPRFMTAEDIPR encoded by the coding sequence ATGATCAGACGACCGCGCATCCGTAGGCTCGAGGAGCTCCTCCCCTACATCCGCGAAGGCCGCTACCGCATTGGCCCCCACGTGGCCAAGCACATGCTGCAAGAGGGTTTTATCGAGCACGATGTGTTGCAGGCGGTGGAGTGGGGCCGTGAGATGGCCGTCTACCCCGAAGACCAGCGCATGCTGGTGCTGGGCTATATGGTTTTTCCGCCCCAGCTCAGGCTGCCATTGCACGTGGTGCTGGAGTACCGCGAGCCGCGCTGGGTGGATATCGTGACCGCCTTTATTCCCAAAAAGCCCCACCAGGTATATTCGAGGGCCCGCATGGCCGCCATTCTGCGCTTCGACGGCACCTTTGAAGAGGTGCGCTGGGTGCGGCCCCGCTTCATGACCGCCGAGGACATCCCCCGCTAG
- a CDS encoding serine hydrolase, which yields MRLVVLFLFGVLFAVAQAPITPKAALERLFTERPARAGWFAPAFLQQVPLAQVEAILQQLLGGLGRYEGVEPDGPNFRVSFERGVVPAQISLDSEGRIQGLFFRPPQPKAALTPEQLLAEYRKLPGEVSVLVLEGPQERLSLNADRALAVGSSFKLAVLEALRQQIEAGQRRWSDTVPLRPEWKSLPSGTLQNLPDGTLLSLEQYATQMISISDNTATDALISIVGRAEVEKLAPRNRPLLTTREAFVLKNPQNREWLERYRANPAERATLLPQLARLPLPDVSVFAGGPVAIDVEWFFSTRELCTLMGRVQALPLMSLNPGLANPADWQRVAYKGGSEPGVLNLTTWLTAKDGRQYCVSATWNNPQARLDENQFFLLYTSLLNSLK from the coding sequence ATGCGTTTGGTAGTCCTATTCCTGTTCGGCGTGCTATTCGCAGTCGCACAGGCCCCCATCACCCCCAAAGCGGCCCTCGAGCGCCTCTTCACCGAGCGCCCGGCCAGGGCCGGGTGGTTTGCCCCGGCCTTCTTGCAGCAGGTGCCGCTGGCCCAGGTAGAGGCCATTCTCCAGCAACTGCTGGGCGGGCTGGGGCGCTACGAGGGCGTGGAGCCGGACGGCCCCAACTTTCGGGTGAGCTTCGAGCGCGGCGTGGTGCCCGCACAGATCTCGCTGGACAGCGAGGGGCGCATCCAGGGGCTGTTCTTCCGTCCGCCCCAGCCCAAGGCCGCCCTGACCCCCGAACAACTCCTGGCCGAGTACCGCAAGCTACCGGGAGAGGTCAGCGTGCTGGTGCTGGAAGGCCCCCAGGAGCGCCTAAGCCTGAACGCCGACCGCGCGCTGGCGGTGGGCTCGAGCTTCAAGCTGGCCGTACTGGAAGCCCTGCGCCAGCAGATCGAGGCCGGGCAGCGCCGCTGGAGCGATACCGTGCCGCTGCGCCCGGAGTGGAAAAGCCTGCCCAGCGGCACCCTGCAAAACCTGCCCGACGGAACCCTCCTGAGCCTCGAGCAGTACGCCACCCAGATGATCTCCATCTCCGACAACACCGCCACCGACGCGCTAATAAGCATTGTCGGGCGGGCCGAGGTGGAAAAGCTCGCCCCCCGCAACCGGCCTCTCCTGACTACCCGCGAGGCTTTTGTGCTCAAGAACCCGCAAAACCGGGAGTGGCTCGAGCGCTACCGGGCCAACCCCGCGGAGCGGGCCACCCTGCTGCCCCAACTGGCCCGCCTGCCCCTGCCCGACGTGAGCGTGTTTGCCGGGGGGCCGGTGGCCATTGACGTAGAGTGGTTTTTCAGCACCCGCGAGCTTTGCACGCTGATGGGCCGGGTACAGGCCCTACCCCTGATGTCGCTCAACCCCGGCCTTGCCAACCCCGCCGACTGGCAGCGCGTGGCCTACAAAGGGGGCTCCGAGCCGGGCGTCCTGAACCTGACCACCTGGCTTACCGCCAAGGATGGCAGGCAGTACTGCGTCTCGGCCACCTGGAACAACCCCCAGGCCCGGCTCGACGAGAACCAGTTCTTCTTGCTCTACACCAGCCTGCTAAACAGCTTGAAGTAG
- a CDS encoding YbjN domain-containing protein, which yields MDTVLREVTTEEVRILLDQFGLNAEQVKEDLFNLELPNGLRGHLITYGDPHVSSLQLRAGFSGFDRVEPRHLLNWNRRYRFSKAYFDADNDPVLESDLRLEGVTPEAIHAFVRDFGDQVTLFFSYLRMIDAGLVE from the coding sequence ATGGATACGGTTCTGCGTGAAGTCACCACCGAAGAGGTGCGAATCCTTCTGGATCAGTTTGGCCTCAATGCCGAGCAGGTCAAAGAAGACCTGTTTAACCTAGAACTGCCCAACGGCCTGCGAGGCCATCTGATTACCTATGGTGATCCGCATGTAAGCAGCCTGCAATTGCGGGCCGGATTCTCGGGCTTCGACCGGGTAGAGCCACGCCATCTGCTCAACTGGAACCGGCGTTACCGCTTCAGCAAGGCCTACTTCGACGCCGACAACGACCCTGTTTTGGAAAGCGACCTGCGCCTTGAAGGGGTTACTCCAGAGGCCATCCACGCCTTCGTGCGCGATTTCGGCGACCAGGTCACCCTGTTTTTCTCTTATCTGCGCATGATTGATGCCGGCTTGGTGGAGTAG
- the tilS gene encoding tRNA lysidine(34) synthetase TilS, producing the protein MVPEGSLVAAVSGGGDSVALLLLLTSTPRKVVVAHLDHSLRPESAQDALWVKALAERLGYPFESERLDVAKIAAERGGNLEATARELRYGFLAKVAKKHQAQAILTAHTEDDQAETVLLQLVQGTGRGLGMRPKRGKVVRPLLELSRSTLRAYLKCKQQDWLEDVSNADTSLDRNFLRHEIFPRLKARFPQTQTALARFAAISQLDDEALDPLAEQLLLRDRRWPCPAYRIAPLLQAPTGLRRRALRQMLEHLKLRPEMGWVVQLERALQGEAFTLPEGWQVRRRDGTLFLIPPVIDTFPPWQGSRLPLPGDLIDLPRGLVRLVDFFTEHSLPPELKQAWPVRAVGNVVREVWNLWPESEDLEHMRSALEQARLAQQEGEVPIGAVVVWDGEVLAGAHNRVELTRDATAHAELLALQQALHKRHSKVLPGATVYVTLEPCPMCFGALMEAQVRRVVYAVENLKAGAVTVHRMKPPFEWEGGWLERESAKLLRDFFSQKRAQP; encoded by the coding sequence ATGGTGCCCGAAGGAAGCCTGGTGGCCGCCGTCTCGGGTGGGGGTGACTCGGTGGCGCTTTTGCTTTTGCTTACCTCCACCCCCCGCAAGGTGGTGGTGGCCCACCTCGATCATTCCCTTAGGCCCGAATCGGCCCAGGACGCGCTGTGGGTCAAAGCCCTGGCCGAACGCCTGGGCTATCCCTTTGAATCGGAGCGGCTGGACGTGGCCAAAATTGCCGCGGAGCGGGGGGGGAACCTCGAGGCCACCGCCCGCGAGCTGCGCTATGGCTTTCTGGCTAAGGTAGCCAAAAAGCACCAGGCCCAGGCCATTCTGACCGCCCACACCGAGGACGACCAGGCCGAAACGGTGCTGTTGCAGCTCGTGCAGGGCACCGGCCGGGGCCTGGGCATGCGCCCTAAACGGGGGAAGGTGGTGCGACCTCTGCTCGAGCTGAGCCGCAGCACTTTGCGGGCCTATCTGAAGTGCAAACAGCAGGACTGGCTCGAGGATGTCTCCAACGCCGATACCTCGCTGGATCGGAACTTCCTTCGTCACGAAATTTTCCCCCGGCTCAAAGCGCGTTTTCCCCAGACCCAGACCGCCCTGGCCCGCTTCGCCGCCATCTCCCAGCTCGACGACGAAGCCCTCGACCCCCTGGCCGAACAACTCCTGCTGCGTGACCGGCGCTGGCCCTGCCCGGCCTACCGCATCGCGCCGTTGCTTCAGGCCCCGACGGGTCTGCGCCGGCGGGCCTTGCGGCAGATGCTCGAGCACCTCAAGCTGCGCCCCGAGATGGGCTGGGTGGTGCAGCTCGAGCGGGCCTTACAGGGCGAAGCCTTTACCCTCCCCGAAGGCTGGCAGGTGCGCCGGCGCGACGGCACCCTGTTTCTGATTCCCCCGGTGATAGACACCTTCCCCCCCTGGCAGGGCTCGAGGCTCCCCCTGCCCGGCGACCTGATCGACCTGCCCAGGGGCCTGGTGCGGCTGGTGGACTTTTTCACCGAACACAGCCTCCCCCCCGAACTCAAGCAGGCCTGGCCGGTGCGCGCGGTGGGCAATGTGGTGCGCGAGGTCTGGAACCTCTGGCCCGAGTCGGAGGATCTGGAGCATATGCGCAGCGCCCTCGAGCAGGCCCGGCTGGCCCAGCAAGAAGGCGAAGTGCCCATCGGGGCCGTGGTGGTCTGGGATGGCGAGGTGCTGGCCGGGGCCCATAACCGGGTGGAGCTAACCCGCGATGCCACCGCCCATGCCGAATTGCTCGCCTTGCAGCAGGCCCTCCACAAACGGCACAGCAAGGTGCTGCCCGGCGCTACCGTGTATGTAACCCTCGAGCCCTGCCCCATGTGCTTCGGCGCGCTGATGGAAGCCCAGGTGCGGCGGGTGGTGTATGCGGTGGAGAACCTGAAGGCCGGGGCCGTGACGGTGCATCGTATGAAACCCCCCTTCGAGTGGGAAGGGGGCTGGCTCGAGCGCGAATCGGCCAAACTGCTGCGGGACTTTTTCTCCCAGAAGCGCGCGCAGCCCTGA
- the ribF gene encoding riboflavin biosynthesis protein RibF, producing MLLINDPSDAPAGPKVVAIGSFDGLHLGHQHLIHQAQQAAKHLHAPLLVYTFDPPSKVFMRGEGFLTDLSEKLELLRGLGVEIALIVPFTEAFSKRSKDDFLEDLRTLEARQIYVGADFRFGQGRAGGLEDLNAVAPTHILPLLELGGGPVKSSRIRDLLRAGDVDEAKLLLGRAYTARGIVREGDRLGRKLGFPTANLEVAPLKILPLGVFAVRVQTPQGRFGGMANVGYRPTVAGQTLRFEVHLFGFADDLYGQELSVEFLTKLRGEMKFESLEALKAQLAQDAETARRLLGI from the coding sequence ATGCTGCTCATCAACGACCCCTCCGACGCACCCGCGGGCCCCAAGGTGGTGGCCATCGGCAGCTTCGATGGCCTGCACCTCGGGCATCAGCATCTGATCCACCAGGCCCAGCAGGCGGCCAAGCACCTGCACGCGCCGCTGCTGGTTTACACCTTTGACCCCCCCAGCAAGGTTTTTATGAGGGGGGAGGGCTTCCTGACCGATCTGTCGGAAAAGCTCGAGCTTCTACGGGGCCTGGGGGTCGAGATCGCCCTGATTGTGCCCTTTACCGAGGCTTTCTCCAAGCGCAGCAAGGACGATTTTTTGGAGGATTTGCGCACCCTCGAGGCCCGGCAGATCTATGTGGGGGCCGATTTCCGCTTTGGGCAGGGGCGGGCCGGGGGGCTGGAAGACCTGAACGCAGTTGCGCCCACTCATATTCTGCCCCTGCTCGAGCTGGGCGGGGGGCCGGTCAAGTCGAGCCGTATCCGCGACCTGCTGCGCGCGGGCGACGTAGACGAGGCCAAGCTCCTGCTGGGCCGGGCCTATACCGCCCGGGGCATCGTGCGCGAAGGTGATAGGCTGGGGCGAAAGCTGGGCTTCCCCACCGCCAACCTCGAGGTCGCCCCGCTCAAGATTCTGCCGCTGGGCGTGTTCGCGGTGCGGGTGCAGACCCCCCAGGGCCGGTTTGGCGGTATGGCCAATGTCGGCTACCGTCCCACGGTGGCGGGCCAGACCCTACGCTTTGAGGTGCATCTTTTTGGTTTTGCCGACGATTTGTACGGCCAGGAACTCAGCGTGGAATTCCTCACCAAGCTGCGCGGCGAGATGAAGTTTGAAAGCCTGGAAGCCCTGAAAGCCCAGCTCGCCCAGGACGCCGAGACCGCCCGCCGGCTGCTGGGCATCTAG
- the glgP gene encoding alpha-glucan family phosphorylase, translating into MNAIGRIVSMPSLPEPLKGLGELAYNLWWSWNPEAQHLFEQINPSQWKRFRANPVRALLEADPERLAVLAENAGYVGAVEATLANFHRYLQSRPKKTPRIAYFSMEYGFHESLPIYSGGLGILAGDHIKSASDLGLSLTGIGMFYHEGYFRQQLTPEGQQREVYEDLLPEELPLVVVSKDGKPLKVGVEFPGRTVYVMAYKAQVGTIPVYLMSTNLPENRPEDRALTARLYAPGQEIRIEQEMILGIGGVRLVRALGLNPEVWHMNEGHAAFLGLERIREMVAAGSSFGEALEATSAGALFTTHTPVPAGHDSFPLDLVERYLDGWWNKLGISKEEFIALGREEKSYGPVFSMSNLALHTSRAAGGVSALHGEVSREMFQHLWKGLEPEEVPIGHITNGIHTFSFLHPEMHALYERSFPKTWAEQLHDPSQWTVDRLEEDELWHIRNKLRARLVEEVRVRLFEQRRRNGDLPASLRAAEKVLDPSVLTIGFARRFATYKRAILMFTDPDRLVSILNGPLPVQFVFAGKAHPKDEPGKEFIKKLAEKIKELGLEDKMILLEDYDMGLARTLVQGVDVWLNTPRRPMEASGTSGMKAALNGALNFSVLDGWWAEAFNTTNGWAIGDDRTYATEEAQDHADAQSFYDTLQYEIIPLFYARGAVGTPSGWLAMVRDSIRTCGPTYSAQRMVDEYHRKFYTPLAQRSAHLMEKNAAALKEVARWKAQVQAAWNNVKVWVEAPHAAANQPLQLRAFVQAYGIPTETLRVELVVRRSSGDLEVVALQHAGQERDALLYTGSYLPARPGSYEYGVRVRAIHPELSNPREVAFVQWADTAAEELVKV; encoded by the coding sequence ATGAATGCAATCGGCCGAATCGTCAGCATGCCCAGCCTACCCGAACCCCTCAAGGGCCTCGGCGAGCTGGCCTATAACCTGTGGTGGAGCTGGAACCCCGAAGCCCAGCACCTCTTCGAGCAGATCAATCCTTCGCAGTGGAAGCGCTTCCGCGCCAACCCAGTTCGGGCTCTGCTAGAAGCCGACCCCGAGCGTTTAGCGGTGCTGGCCGAGAATGCCGGCTATGTGGGCGCCGTGGAAGCCACCCTCGCCAACTTCCACCGCTACCTGCAAAGCCGCCCCAAGAAAACCCCGCGCATTGCCTACTTCTCGATGGAGTACGGCTTTCACGAGTCGCTGCCCATCTACTCGGGCGGTCTGGGTATCCTGGCCGGCGATCACATCAAGTCGGCCTCCGACCTGGGGCTTAGCCTGACCGGCATCGGGATGTTCTACCACGAGGGCTACTTCCGCCAGCAGCTTACCCCCGAGGGCCAGCAGCGGGAAGTTTACGAAGACCTGCTGCCCGAAGAACTGCCGCTGGTGGTGGTCAGCAAAGATGGCAAGCCTCTCAAGGTGGGGGTGGAGTTTCCCGGACGCACCGTATATGTGATGGCTTACAAGGCGCAGGTAGGCACCATTCCGGTCTACCTGATGAGCACCAACCTGCCCGAAAACCGGCCCGAAGACCGCGCCCTCACCGCCCGGCTCTATGCGCCTGGGCAGGAAATTCGCATCGAGCAGGAGATGATTCTGGGTATTGGCGGGGTGCGCCTGGTGCGGGCCCTGGGCCTGAACCCTGAAGTCTGGCACATGAACGAGGGCCACGCGGCCTTTTTGGGGCTCGAGCGCATACGCGAGATGGTGGCCGCCGGAAGCTCTTTCGGCGAGGCCCTCGAGGCCACCTCGGCGGGGGCGCTCTTCACCACCCACACCCCCGTGCCCGCCGGACACGACAGCTTTCCGCTGGATCTGGTGGAGCGCTACCTGGACGGCTGGTGGAACAAACTGGGCATCAGCAAGGAGGAGTTTATCGCCCTGGGCCGCGAGGAAAAAAGCTACGGCCCGGTCTTCAGTATGTCCAACCTGGCCCTCCACACCTCCCGCGCCGCCGGGGGGGTCTCGGCCCTGCACGGCGAGGTCTCGCGCGAGATGTTCCAGCACCTGTGGAAGGGCCTCGAGCCCGAGGAAGTGCCCATCGGGCACATCACCAACGGCATTCACACCTTTAGCTTCCTGCACCCCGAGATGCACGCCCTTTACGAGCGTAGCTTCCCCAAAACCTGGGCCGAGCAGCTCCACGACCCCAGCCAGTGGACGGTAGACCGGCTCGAAGAGGACGAGCTCTGGCATATCCGCAACAAGCTGCGGGCCAGGCTGGTGGAGGAAGTGCGGGTACGTTTGTTTGAACAGCGCCGCCGCAACGGCGACCTCCCGGCCAGCCTGCGGGCAGCGGAAAAAGTGCTCGACCCCAGCGTGCTGACCATCGGCTTTGCCCGCCGCTTTGCTACCTACAAGCGGGCCATCCTGATGTTCACCGACCCCGACCGGCTGGTCTCCATCCTGAATGGCCCCCTGCCGGTGCAGTTTGTGTTTGCTGGTAAAGCCCACCCCAAGGACGAGCCGGGCAAGGAGTTCATCAAGAAGCTGGCCGAGAAAATCAAGGAACTGGGTCTCGAGGACAAGATGATTCTGCTCGAGGACTACGACATGGGCCTGGCCCGCACCCTGGTGCAGGGGGTGGACGTCTGGCTCAACACCCCCCGCCGCCCCATGGAAGCCTCGGGCACCTCGGGCATGAAGGCGGCCCTCAACGGCGCTTTGAACTTCTCGGTTCTGGACGGCTGGTGGGCCGAGGCCTTCAACACCACCAACGGCTGGGCCATCGGCGACGACCGCACCTACGCCACCGAGGAGGCCCAGGATCACGCCGACGCCCAGAGCTTCTACGACACCCTGCAATACGAGATTATCCCACTGTTCTATGCCCGGGGCGCGGTAGGCACCCCCAGCGGCTGGCTGGCCATGGTGCGCGACAGCATCCGCACCTGTGGCCCCACCTACTCGGCTCAGCGCATGGTGGACGAGTACCATCGCAAGTTCTATACCCCACTGGCCCAGCGGTCGGCCCACCTGATGGAGAAAAACGCGGCCGCCCTGAAGGAAGTGGCCCGCTGGAAAGCGCAGGTACAGGCCGCCTGGAACAACGTAAAAGTCTGGGTCGAGGCTCCCCATGCCGCCGCCAACCAGCCCTTGCAGTTGCGGGCGTTTGTGCAGGCCTACGGCATCCCCACCGAGACCCTGCGGGTCGAGCTGGTGGTGCGGCGCAGCAGCGGCGATCTGGAAGTGGTGGCCCTCCAGCACGCCGGCCAGGAGCGCGACGCGCTGCTCTACACCGGCAGCTACCTTCCGGCCCGCCCCGGCAGCTACGAGTACGGGGTGCGGGTGAGGGCTATACACCCCGAGCTATCCAACCCCCGCGAAGTGGCCTTTGTGCAATGGGCTGACACGGCGGCAGAAGAACTGGTGAAAGTGTAG
- a CDS encoding NUDIX hydrolase, translating to MPARQYLYKGRVLNLALEGRYEIVEHADAVAVLVERDGKLLFVRQYRPAVGSETLEIPAGLIDPGETPEEAARRELAEEAQLTGNLEYLTGFYLSPGFCNEKLHVFRATHTREAYAEPDDDEAITVEWHFPRQVLRDAREGRVQISASALAGILFYLSERALEDDTPAYE from the coding sequence ATGCCTGCACGGCAGTACCTGTACAAAGGCCGCGTTCTTAATCTGGCCCTCGAGGGCCGCTACGAGATCGTCGAGCACGCCGACGCGGTGGCGGTGCTGGTTGAGCGGGACGGTAAGCTGCTCTTCGTGCGCCAGTACCGCCCGGCCGTCGGCAGCGAGACCCTCGAGATTCCCGCGGGCCTCATAGACCCCGGCGAGACTCCCGAAGAAGCCGCGCGGCGGGAGCTGGCCGAGGAGGCCCAGCTCACCGGAAACCTGGAATACCTGACGGGTTTTTACCTCTCGCCGGGCTTCTGCAACGAGAAGCTGCACGTTTTTCGGGCCACCCACACCCGCGAGGCCTACGCAGAGCCCGACGACGACGAGGCCATCACAGTAGAATGGCATTTCCCGCGCCAGGTGTTGCGGGATGCCCGCGAAGGCAGGGTGCAGATATCGGCCTCGGCCCTGGCCGGTATCCTGTTCTACCTGAGCGAGCGGGCGCTGGAAGACGACACCCCGGCTTACGAATAG
- a CDS encoding ComF family protein, giving the protein MNPLLGWWEQLTGARCPGCGAPLSQPLLCSSCRAALVPRHLPHFVYLGDYKRLGRLPKAIKYQGQRRLAHYLGELLALGVRQAEWGLDGVTAVPTLPHRQLRRGYNQAELLAQALAQTLKVPYQRVLRRTSWETSQTQKTLRQRLQLAETTFQPARRVKGLWLLVDDVVTTGATFERARKALLEAGAAKVYGAAIAVKSPHDLSRYSL; this is encoded by the coding sequence ATGAACCCGTTGCTGGGCTGGTGGGAGCAGCTGACGGGGGCCCGCTGCCCCGGTTGCGGAGCACCTTTAAGCCAGCCTTTGCTGTGCTCGAGCTGCCGGGCCGCCCTCGTACCCCGTCACCTGCCCCATTTCGTATACCTGGGCGACTACAAGCGGTTGGGCCGGCTGCCCAAGGCCATCAAGTACCAGGGGCAGCGCAGGCTGGCCCACTACCTGGGCGAGCTGCTGGCGCTGGGGGTGCGGCAGGCCGAGTGGGGCCTGGACGGTGTAACTGCGGTGCCCACCCTGCCCCACCGCCAGCTCCGGCGGGGCTACAACCAGGCCGAGCTGCTGGCCCAGGCGTTGGCCCAGACGCTGAAAGTTCCCTACCAGCGGGTGCTGAGGCGCACCAGTTGGGAGACCTCGCAAACCCAGAAGACCTTGCGCCAGCGCCTGCAACTCGCCGAGACCACCTTCCAGCCAGCCCGCCGGGTGAAGGGCCTCTGGCTGCTGGTAGACGATGTGGTGACCACCGGCGCAACGTTCGAGCGCGCGCGCAAGGCTTTGCTCGAGGCCGGGGCAGCCAAGGTCTACGGTGCGGCAATTGCGGTCAAGAGCCCACACGATCTGTCGCGGTATTCCCTATAA
- a CDS encoding YkgJ family cysteine cluster protein, producing MNHSLHRTVAKAHERLDRRTAAYLAERGVRVSCGPGCKACCSAWVVVGLAEAEYLREALEAHQPQALARIEAEGPKRLARIARQKHQPDFPTRYFLENRPCPLLTPEGACSVHAYRPLACRGLLTNLSARYCVPGVVPALRGREKTAYKAQLKPWHGPEHYLKVPWQLSERTAQKLWATEQQERGFTVIGELIGLIFLLGQRDFQAALQGGLEAVRQTLEKRRLLGGGHGFWVG from the coding sequence ATGAACCATTCGTTGCATCGGACGGTAGCCAAAGCCCATGAGCGACTCGATCGCCGCACCGCGGCTTATCTTGCGGAGCGCGGGGTACGGGTGAGCTGTGGCCCGGGTTGCAAGGCCTGCTGCTCAGCCTGGGTGGTGGTTGGACTGGCGGAGGCGGAGTATCTGCGGGAGGCGCTCGAGGCCCACCAGCCCCAGGCCTTGGCCCGTATCGAGGCCGAAGGCCCCAAAAGACTTGCGCGCATTGCTCGACAAAAGCACCAGCCCGATTTTCCCACCCGGTATTTCCTGGAAAACCGTCCCTGCCCGTTGCTTACGCCGGAGGGGGCCTGCTCGGTGCACGCATATCGTCCTTTGGCCTGCCGCGGGCTATTGACCAACCTCTCAGCTCGTTATTGCGTGCCGGGGGTTGTGCCAGCTCTTCGGGGCCGTGAAAAAACTGCGTACAAGGCGCAGCTGAAGCCCTGGCATGGCCCCGAACACTACCTGAAAGTACCCTGGCAGCTTTCCGAACGCACCGCCCAAAAACTCTGGGCCACAGAACAGCAGGAGCGCGGCTTCACCGTGATTGGGGAGCTAATAGGCTTAATTTTCCTGCTCGGACAGCGGGACTTCCAGGCGGCTTTACAAGGGGGACTGGAAGCGGTTCGGCAAACCCTGGAAAAACGCCGGCTGCTGGGGGGAGGCCATGGCTTTTGGGTGGGTTGA
- the mtnA gene encoding S-methyl-5-thioribose-1-phosphate isomerase, with the protein MRAVPFRFENNTFWLLDQRRLPFEEVWVPCQTARDIAVGIREMVVRGAPAIGVTAAYGMVLAHLSSEDPAEADALLRQSRPTAVNLYYALDRMKPHWGSLEASLREAQAIWDEVQETELAISRHGAKVLRGQVLTHCNTGPLATGGYGTALGAIVEAHRQGRVTHVWVDETRPYLQGARLTAYELQKAGVPATLITDNMAAYLMGQGQVDAVILGADRMALNGDFANKIGTYGLAILARYHGIPFYPALPLSSVDPRLENGNSIPIEQRSAREVTVIRGQPIAPEGFPAAHPGFDVTPHHLITGIVTEKGVLYPPFDEALRAALGME; encoded by the coding sequence ATGCGCGCAGTGCCCTTTCGCTTTGAGAACAACACCTTCTGGCTCCTGGATCAGCGCAGGCTCCCCTTCGAGGAGGTCTGGGTGCCCTGCCAAACCGCCCGGGATATCGCCGTCGGCATCCGCGAGATGGTGGTGCGCGGGGCCCCGGCCATCGGGGTGACCGCGGCCTATGGGATGGTGCTGGCCCACCTGTCGAGCGAAGACCCAGCCGAAGCCGACGCCCTGCTGCGCCAGAGCCGCCCCACCGCGGTCAACCTGTATTACGCCCTGGATCGCATGAAACCGCACTGGGGCAGCCTCGAGGCCTCGCTCAGGGAAGCCCAGGCCATCTGGGACGAGGTGCAGGAGACCGAGCTAGCCATCAGCCGGCATGGGGCAAAGGTGCTGAGGGGCCAGGTGCTCACCCACTGCAATACCGGCCCGCTGGCTACCGGGGGCTACGGCACCGCTTTGGGGGCCATCGTTGAGGCGCACCGGCAGGGCCGGGTGACCCACGTCTGGGTAGACGAGACCCGCCCCTACCTGCAGGGGGCCCGCCTGACCGCCTACGAGCTGCAAAAAGCTGGGGTGCCCGCCACCCTCATCACCGATAACATGGCCGCCTACCTGATGGGCCAGGGCCAGGTGGACGCGGTCATTCTGGGCGCCGACCGCATGGCCCTGAACGGCGACTTTGCCAACAAGATCGGCACCTACGGCCTGGCTATTCTGGCGCGGTACCACGGCATTCCGTTCTACCCGGCCCTGCCGCTCTCCTCGGTAGACCCCCGGCTGGAAAACGGCAACAGCATCCCCATCGAGCAACGTTCGGCGAGGGAAGTAACGGTGATTCGGGGCCAGCCCATCGCACCCGAGGGCTTTCCGGCAGCCCACCCCGGCTTCGACGTAACCCCCCATCACCTGATTACCGGCATCGTAACCGAGAAAGGCGTGCTTTATCCCCCTTTCGATGAGGCCCTGCGGGCCGCCCTGGGAATGGAGTAA